From Streptomyces durmitorensis, a single genomic window includes:
- a CDS encoding lipid-transfer protein, translating to MKAYIVGVGMTKFEKPETRDWQYWDMAKEAGTKALDDAGISYEQVEQVPVGYCFQASTAGQRAVYELGLTGVPVYNVNNNCATASTALMMARQFVEGGINDCVLALGFEKMARGALGGGSDGGDFKTSPVARHYGVMAARHGFEMTPPTAQIFGDAAREHMELYGTTPAQLAAVGAKNHRHSVNNPYAQFQDEYTVDEILAAKTIHSPLTKLQCSPTSDGSAAAVVVSERFVERHGLQERAVEIAAQAMTTDTGESFASGSCIDVVGQPMSRAAAREVYEKSGLGIEDVDVVELHDCFSINELLTYEALGMCAAGESGKLVESGATTYGGRWVVNPSGGLISKGHPLGATGIAQVAEITWQLRGEAKARQVAGARVGLAHNIGLGGAAVVTLLRKG from the coding sequence GTGAAGGCGTACATAGTCGGCGTCGGCATGACAAAGTTCGAGAAGCCCGAGACGCGGGACTGGCAGTACTGGGACATGGCGAAGGAGGCGGGCACCAAGGCGCTCGACGACGCCGGGATCTCCTACGAGCAGGTGGAGCAGGTCCCGGTCGGGTACTGCTTCCAGGCATCGACGGCAGGACAGCGGGCCGTGTACGAACTGGGCCTGACCGGCGTCCCCGTCTACAACGTGAACAACAACTGCGCGACCGCCTCGACCGCGCTGATGATGGCGCGGCAGTTCGTCGAGGGCGGCATCAACGACTGCGTGCTCGCGCTGGGCTTCGAGAAGATGGCGCGCGGCGCGCTGGGCGGAGGGTCCGACGGCGGGGACTTCAAGACGTCTCCCGTCGCCCGGCACTACGGCGTGATGGCGGCACGCCACGGCTTCGAGATGACCCCGCCCACCGCCCAGATCTTCGGCGACGCGGCACGCGAGCACATGGAGCTGTACGGCACGACACCGGCGCAGCTCGCCGCGGTGGGCGCCAAGAACCACCGGCACTCGGTGAACAATCCGTACGCCCAGTTCCAGGACGAGTACACGGTCGACGAGATCCTCGCCGCCAAGACCATCCACAGCCCGCTCACCAAGCTGCAGTGCTCGCCGACGTCGGACGGTTCGGCGGCGGCGGTCGTGGTGTCGGAGCGCTTCGTGGAGCGGCACGGCCTCCAGGAGCGGGCCGTGGAGATCGCGGCGCAGGCGATGACGACGGACACCGGGGAGTCCTTCGCATCGGGCTCGTGCATCGACGTCGTGGGGCAGCCGATGTCGAGGGCGGCGGCGCGGGAGGTCTACGAGAAGTCGGGCCTGGGCATCGAGGACGTCGACGTCGTCGAGCTGCACGACTGCTTCTCCATCAACGAGCTCCTGACGTACGAGGCCCTTGGCATGTGCGCGGCGGGGGAGTCGGGCAAGCTCGTCGAGAGCGGGGCGACGACGTACGGCGGGCGCTGGGTGGTGAACCCGTCGGGCGGCCTGATCTCCAAGGGGCATCCGCTCGGCGCGACGGGAATCGCCCAAGTGGCGGAGATCACCTGGCAGTTGAGGGGCGAGGCGAAGGCGCGGCAGGTGGCGGGCGCGCGCGTGGGGCTCGCGCACAACATCGGCCTGGGGGGAGCGGCGGTGGTGACGCTGCTGCGGAAGGGGTAG
- a CDS encoding MFS transporter: MVQTPPDTYIAATPRKSAPVWAVLLAACAGQFLVVLDVSVVNTALPSMRSDLGMSAVGLQWVVNAYSIAFAGFMLLGGRAGDLFGRKRMFLVGLGLFTVASLAGGLAQAEWQLLVARAVQGLGAAVLAPSTLTILTSAVPEGPARIRAIGTWSAVGAGGGAAGGLVGGVLTDVLSWRWVLLINVPIGALVVVAGVAWLTESRAGEARRLDVPGAVLVTAGLATLAYGIVQTEEEGWTASATLVPLAAGLALLALFLLVEARTKVPLMPLKLFRVRSVSAANAAMFVCGGGMFAMWFFMTLYAQNVLGYSALKAGLALIPSSLTVVVGSKLAPRLMRVLGAKNVSVLGILVAAAGFGWQSLMTADGGYVTSIMLPGIVMMLGAGLATTPLASLGTSGADPGDAGLVSGLINTSRTMGGALGLAVLSTVSASRMGGSTTPEALTAGYALAFRTSGFILLGGVLVLLLWMPRDGNSSPSGV; this comes from the coding sequence ATGGTCCAAACGCCCCCTGACACTTACATAGCCGCGACCCCGCGGAAGTCCGCACCGGTGTGGGCGGTGCTCCTCGCCGCCTGCGCCGGGCAGTTCCTGGTCGTCCTGGATGTGTCGGTGGTGAACACCGCGCTGCCGTCCATGCGCTCCGACCTGGGCATGAGCGCCGTCGGACTGCAGTGGGTGGTCAACGCGTACTCGATCGCCTTCGCCGGTTTCATGCTGCTCGGCGGGCGGGCCGGTGACCTCTTCGGGCGCAAGCGAATGTTCCTGGTCGGGCTCGGGCTCTTCACGGTGGCCTCGCTCGCGGGCGGCCTCGCGCAGGCCGAGTGGCAGCTGCTCGTGGCGCGGGCCGTGCAGGGGCTCGGCGCGGCGGTCCTGGCCCCTTCGACCCTGACGATCCTCACCTCGGCGGTGCCCGAGGGGCCCGCGCGGATACGGGCCATCGGGACCTGGTCTGCGGTGGGCGCGGGCGGCGGCGCCGCGGGCGGCCTCGTCGGAGGGGTCCTCACCGACGTGCTCTCCTGGCGCTGGGTGCTCCTGATCAACGTGCCGATCGGCGCGCTGGTCGTCGTCGCGGGCGTGGCCTGGCTCACCGAGAGCCGGGCCGGCGAGGCACGCCGCCTCGATGTGCCGGGCGCGGTCCTTGTGACGGCGGGCCTCGCCACGCTCGCGTACGGGATCGTGCAGACGGAGGAGGAGGGCTGGACGGCTTCGGCGACCCTGGTGCCGCTGGCCGCGGGGCTGGCGCTGCTCGCCCTCTTCCTCCTGGTCGAGGCGCGGACGAAGGTTCCGCTGATGCCGCTGAAGCTGTTCCGGGTGCGGTCCGTCTCGGCGGCGAACGCGGCGATGTTCGTGTGCGGCGGCGGCATGTTCGCCATGTGGTTCTTCATGACGCTGTACGCGCAGAACGTCCTCGGCTACTCGGCGCTGAAGGCGGGCCTCGCGCTGATCCCCTCGTCGCTGACGGTCGTCGTCGGCTCGAAGCTCGCGCCGCGGCTGATGCGGGTCCTCGGCGCGAAGAACGTCTCCGTGCTCGGGATCCTGGTGGCGGCGGCGGGCTTCGGCTGGCAGTCCCTGATGACCGCGGACGGCGGCTACGTCACGTCGATCATGCTGCCCGGCATCGTGATGATGCTCGGCGCGGGGCTCGCCACGACGCCGCTGGCGTCGCTCGGGACGTCCGGGGCGGACCCCGGGGACGCGGGGCTCGTCTCCGGCCTGATCAACACCTCGCGGACGATGGGCGGTGCGCTGGGGCTCGCGGTGCTCTCCACGGTCTCCGCGTCGCGGATGGGCGGGTCGACCACTCCGGAGGCGCTGACGGCCGGGTACGCGTTGGCGTTCCGGACCAGTGGGTTCATTCTGCTGGGGGGCGTGCTGGTGCTGCTGCTGTGGATGCCGCGGGACGGGAATTCCAGCCCGTCCGGCGTTTGA
- a CDS encoding response regulator transcription factor has product MIRVLLAEDQGMMRSALALLLGMEQDIEVVAQVGAGDEIVDAALNSRPDVALLDIELPGRSGLDAAADLRDECPECRVLILTTFGRPGYLRRAMEAGAVGFLVKDGPVEDLAEAIRQALRGETVIDPALAAAALSAGPSPLTTREADVLRASVDGATVSDIAEKLHLSESTVRNYLSAAIGKTGTRNRMEAVREARQRGWL; this is encoded by the coding sequence ATGATCAGAGTCCTGCTCGCCGAGGATCAGGGCATGATGCGGAGCGCGCTCGCGCTGCTGCTCGGCATGGAGCAGGACATCGAGGTCGTCGCGCAGGTCGGCGCGGGCGACGAGATCGTGGACGCGGCGCTGAACTCACGCCCCGACGTGGCGCTCCTCGACATCGAACTGCCGGGCCGCAGCGGGCTCGACGCGGCGGCGGACCTGCGCGACGAGTGCCCCGAGTGCCGGGTCCTCATCCTCACGACCTTCGGCAGGCCCGGCTATCTGCGCCGGGCGATGGAGGCGGGCGCGGTGGGCTTCCTGGTCAAGGACGGCCCGGTGGAGGACCTGGCGGAGGCGATCCGCCAGGCGCTGCGGGGCGAGACGGTGATCGACCCCGCCCTCGCGGCGGCGGCCCTGAGCGCGGGTCCCAGTCCGCTGACGACGCGCGAGGCGGACGTCCTGCGGGCCTCGGTGGACGGGGCGACGGTCTCCGACATCGCGGAGAAGCTGCACCTGTCGGAGTCGACGGTGCGGAACTATCTCTCGGCGGCGATCGGAAAGACGGGGACGCGGAACCGGATGGAGGCGGTACGGGAGGCCAGGCAGCGGGGTTGGCTCTGA